Proteins from a genomic interval of Chryseobacterium indologenes:
- a CDS encoding alanine dehydrogenase, with protein sequence MSTNIFTPFTEEELMPKEEKLEVIKKGKQFSIGIPKETCLNERRTCITPDAVQVLVEHGHEIIVESGAGQGSFFTDLQYSESGAKITNDPKEAFGQDLILKVNPPTEDEIDFMKPNTYLVSALQINLREKSYFLKLAEKKINAIAFEFIVDEYKQLALVRLIGEIAGTVSILYASELLALSNGLMLGGITGVRPAEVVILGAGIVGEFATKAAIGLGASVKVFDNSLSKLRRLHTMVDSRVPTSIIDPKELSKSLRRADVVIGALPRLNMTPIVTEDMVMKMKKGSVIIDITIDNGKVIETSELTTMENPYVIKHGVIHCGLPNLTSRMPRTTTKAISNFFLSYILNYDEEGGFENMLIRKNEMKQSLYMYKGRHTKKIICDRFGLTYHDINLLIF encoded by the coding sequence ATGAGTACAAACATTTTTACTCCTTTCACAGAAGAAGAATTGATGCCGAAAGAGGAAAAATTGGAGGTGATAAAAAAAGGAAAACAATTCAGTATTGGAATACCTAAGGAAACCTGTCTTAACGAAAGGAGAACCTGCATTACTCCTGACGCCGTACAGGTGTTGGTAGAGCACGGCCATGAGATCATTGTAGAATCAGGAGCCGGTCAGGGTTCATTTTTTACAGACTTACAGTATTCTGAATCCGGGGCAAAGATCACGAATGATCCTAAGGAAGCCTTCGGGCAGGACCTTATCCTAAAGGTCAATCCTCCTACAGAAGACGAGATTGATTTTATGAAACCTAATACCTATCTGGTTTCAGCGCTTCAGATCAACCTTAGAGAAAAATCCTATTTCTTAAAGCTTGCAGAGAAGAAAATCAATGCCATTGCTTTTGAATTTATCGTTGACGAATACAAACAACTTGCCTTGGTACGACTCATCGGCGAGATTGCGGGAACTGTTTCTATTTTATATGCATCAGAACTACTGGCTCTTTCCAACGGTTTAATGCTGGGAGGAATTACAGGAGTAAGACCTGCAGAAGTAGTTATTCTGGGAGCCGGAATCGTAGGTGAATTTGCTACAAAAGCAGCCATTGGCCTGGGTGCCAGTGTAAAGGTTTTCGATAATTCTTTATCAAAATTAAGAAGACTTCATACCATGGTAGACAGCCGTGTTCCGACTTCAATCATTGATCCTAAAGAGCTGAGCAAAAGTTTAAGACGAGCAGATGTAGTAATAGGAGCTCTTCCGAGATTGAATATGACCCCGATCGTCACTGAAGATATGGTGATGAAAATGAAAAAAGGCAGTGTCATCATTGATATTACCATAGACAACGGTAAGGTGATTGAAACCTCTGAACTGACTACCATGGAAAATCCTTATGTGATCAAACACGGGGTGATTCATTGCGGACTTCCCAACCTTACGTCTAGAATGCCTAGAACTACCACAAAGGCCATTTCGAATTTCTTCCTTTCCTATATATTAAATTATGATGAAGAAGGCGGTTTTGAAAACATGCTGATCCGCAAAAATGAAATGAAGCAGAGTTTATATATGTACAAGGGAAGACATACTAAAAAGATCATCTGTGACCGTTTCGGACTTACGTACCACGATATCAATCTTTTAATTTTCTAA
- the tsaE gene encoding tRNA (adenosine(37)-N6)-threonylcarbamoyltransferase complex ATPase subunit type 1 TsaE — translation MQFTIHTIEDWQEVVDSILPQLQHNILLLKGNLGAGKTTFTQFLLNNLGSEDEVNSPTYSIVNEYNTSKGKIYHFDLYRLKNIEEVYDIGIEEYLDNSFLCIIEWPEVYEEELYGLKYHTMSIVNTGESREILFD, via the coding sequence ATGCAATTTACAATACATACAATAGAAGACTGGCAGGAAGTAGTAGACAGTATCCTTCCTCAGCTGCAACATAACATCCTTTTATTAAAAGGAAATCTGGGAGCAGGAAAAACCACGTTTACCCAGTTTTTACTTAACAACCTAGGAAGTGAAGATGAAGTAAACTCTCCTACCTATTCGATTGTCAATGAATACAATACATCAAAAGGAAAAATCTACCATTTCGATTTGTATCGTCTGAAAAATATTGAAGAAGTTTATGATATCGGTATCGAAGAGTACCTGGACAACTCTTTTCTATGTATTATTGAGTGGCCGGAAGTATACGAAGAAGAACTTTACGGTCTCAAGTACCACACAATGAGTATTGTGAATACCGGTGAAAGCAGAGAAATCTTATTCGATTAA
- a CDS encoding DNA primase, translating to MISKQTIDKIFSTIRVEEIVGEYVQLKRAGSNYKGLSPFHEEKSPSFVVSPSKQIWKDFSTGKGGTAISFLMEIENFTYPEALRHAAKKYGIEIEEDQREISEEAKNAQTEKDLLYKIHEVANTYFQEVLWDDADGRSIGLSYFKERELKDDIIRKFQLGYSPEKKNAFTQYALEKGYTKEILEKSGLSIFPENTPAGVDRFRERVIFPIHSFSGRVLGFGARILKSNVKTAKYLNSPETEIYHKSNVLYGLNQSKQSISRKNACLLVEGYMDVISLHMSGIENVVASSGTSLTTEQIKLIKRLTENVTILFDGDNAGIKASFRSIDMLLTEGMNIRVLLFPDGDDPDSFARKHPQDYVEKYIENEAMDFIDFKAEILLKDIGNDPIKKAEAIRDIVKSVSFVQNALKREVYLKEVSNKFGLSEQSLFNELDVQKQITQNQTHHVQQQQKEKEAPKMEIVPLDQEKEDPFLFEVLFMENKLVEHMLAFGDIVLKRRTENNEEYQITVIEEILHHFEEEQYAFLVKGNEIIINQVKEGIQKEELRSGNFFVSFMDEEITSKVVDALIPLDELENWASRNIYPPNYGDKVADQITGDVLLHKYRYIDYLIKETAKELDQYSNTDEGKYYELIKKITLLKQASMRLSNIIEYSPIKGIYVDRKR from the coding sequence ATGATTTCTAAGCAGACCATTGATAAAATATTTTCTACAATCCGTGTTGAAGAGATTGTGGGCGAATATGTGCAGTTGAAAAGAGCGGGGTCTAATTATAAAGGACTCAGCCCGTTTCATGAGGAAAAATCTCCAAGTTTTGTTGTTTCGCCAAGTAAACAGATCTGGAAAGATTTCTCTACAGGAAAAGGAGGAACGGCGATCTCTTTCCTGATGGAAATTGAAAACTTTACCTATCCTGAAGCATTGCGCCATGCAGCCAAAAAGTATGGAATTGAAATCGAAGAAGATCAAAGAGAGATCTCCGAAGAAGCCAAAAATGCCCAGACAGAGAAAGATCTCTTATATAAAATCCACGAAGTTGCCAATACCTATTTTCAGGAAGTGCTTTGGGATGATGCTGATGGAAGAAGTATAGGACTGTCGTATTTTAAGGAAAGAGAACTTAAAGATGACATCATCAGGAAATTTCAGTTGGGATATTCTCCGGAAAAGAAAAATGCCTTTACCCAATATGCCCTGGAAAAAGGGTACACCAAAGAGATTCTGGAGAAATCGGGACTTTCCATTTTTCCTGAAAATACACCTGCCGGAGTTGACCGTTTCCGCGAAAGGGTGATTTTCCCTATTCATAGTTTTTCAGGAAGGGTGTTGGGCTTTGGGGCCAGAATTCTTAAAAGTAATGTTAAAACAGCCAAATATCTCAACTCACCGGAAACTGAGATTTATCATAAATCTAATGTCCTTTACGGATTAAATCAAAGTAAACAGTCTATTTCAAGGAAAAATGCCTGTCTATTGGTTGAGGGATATATGGATGTGATCTCACTTCATATGTCGGGAATTGAAAATGTGGTGGCAAGTTCCGGAACTTCCCTGACAACAGAGCAGATCAAGCTGATAAAAAGGCTTACAGAAAATGTGACGATTCTTTTCGATGGTGATAACGCCGGTATTAAAGCGAGTTTCCGAAGTATCGACATGTTGCTGACAGAAGGGATGAACATCCGTGTACTTTTATTCCCGGATGGTGATGACCCGGATTCTTTCGCCCGAAAACATCCGCAGGATTATGTAGAGAAATACATCGAAAATGAAGCGATGGACTTCATTGATTTTAAGGCGGAAATCCTGCTGAAAGATATCGGAAATGACCCGATAAAAAAGGCTGAAGCGATCCGTGATATTGTAAAATCTGTTTCCTTTGTACAGAATGCCCTGAAAAGGGAAGTATACCTTAAGGAAGTTTCCAATAAATTTGGACTTTCAGAGCAAAGTCTTTTCAATGAGCTGGATGTTCAGAAACAGATTACTCAGAACCAGACCCATCATGTTCAGCAGCAGCAAAAAGAAAAGGAAGCTCCGAAAATGGAGATTGTTCCCTTGGATCAGGAAAAAGAAGATCCTTTCTTATTTGAGGTATTGTTTATGGAAAATAAGCTTGTTGAGCACATGCTTGCGTTCGGAGATATTGTTCTGAAACGCAGGACTGAAAATAATGAAGAATATCAGATCACGGTTATCGAAGAAATTCTGCATCATTTTGAAGAAGAGCAATATGCATTTTTAGTTAAAGGAAATGAGATTATTATCAATCAGGTAAAAGAGGGAATTCAGAAAGAGGAGTTGAGGAGTGGAAACTTTTTCGTATCTTTTATGGATGAAGAAATTACCTCAAAAGTTGTAGATGCCCTGATCCCTTTAGACGAGCTTGAAAATTGGGCTTCCCGGAATATTTATCCCCCAAACTACGGAGATAAAGTAGCAGATCAGATTACAGGCGATGTTTTGCTGCATAAATACAGGTACATTGACTATCTGATCAAAGAAACTGCAAAAGAACTGGATCAATACAGCAATACCGATGAAGGAAAATACTATGAGCTGATCAAAAAAATCACCCTACTGAAACAGGCTTCCATGCGATTGAGCAATATCATCGAGTATTCGCCTATCAAAGGAATCTATGTGGATAGAAAAAGATAG
- the clpP gene encoding ATP-dependent Clp endopeptidase proteolytic subunit ClpP, with protein sequence MDIKKEFRDFSVKHLGNNGLVTDQYMGMYGPTNLTPYIMEERRLNVAQMDVFSRLMMDRIIFLGTGIDDQVANIVTAQLLFLESADPSKDIQIYINSPGGSVYAGLGIYDTMQIIKPDVATICTGMAASMGAVLLVAGEKGKRSALKHSRVMIHQPSGGAQGVASDMEINLREMLKLKQELYEIIGHHSGQTYEWVEKSSDRDYWMTSEEAKGYGMVDEVLQRSTEKK encoded by the coding sequence ATGGACATTAAAAAGGAATTCAGAGATTTCTCTGTAAAACATTTAGGAAACAACGGTTTGGTTACCGATCAGTATATGGGCATGTATGGCCCGACGAATCTTACTCCGTACATCATGGAAGAAAGAAGATTAAACGTTGCTCAGATGGACGTTTTCTCCCGTCTGATGATGGACAGGATTATCTTCCTGGGAACAGGAATTGATGATCAGGTAGCAAATATCGTTACAGCGCAGCTTTTATTCTTGGAAAGTGCAGACCCTTCAAAAGATATTCAGATTTATATTAATTCTCCCGGAGGAAGTGTATACGCAGGACTTGGAATTTATGACACAATGCAGATCATTAAACCAGACGTAGCGACAATCTGTACAGGTATGGCTGCTTCAATGGGAGCCGTATTACTGGTTGCCGGAGAAAAAGGAAAACGTTCTGCTCTTAAGCACTCAAGAGTAATGATCCACCAACCTTCAGGAGGGGCACAAGGTGTGGCTTCTGATATGGAAATCAACTTAAGAGAAATGCTGAAATTGAAGCAGGAGTTGTACGAAATTATCGGTCACCACTCAGGACAGACGTATGAGTGGGTGGAGAAATCTTCTGACAGAGATTACTGGATGACTTCTGAAGAAGCTAAAGGCTACGGAATGGTAGATGAGGTTTTACAGAGATCTACAGAGAAAAAATAA
- a CDS encoding esterase-like activity of phytase family protein has translation MKKLLLSVLVVTVGISCSKDDDHSNNQDINYSKLPQEFPFSTLATINGVDVINGGFGSGAAAHPSRKGEFYVITDRGPNTDYLNGKKFLTPNFTPTIMHFKINAEGKVEVIQYIKLKNPSGQPITGLPNPVGMGSTGEVAYDASGNVLGTDKYGLDSESIVAAPDGTFWVSDEYGPHIVHYSAEGVEMERISPVGVNTGTRKLPAVLAKRRANRGMEGLCLTPDGRTLVGTIQSMMYVPSKAAAKNTTLTRIVTFDTVTGQTKQFLYKQEGGGSDSVCDITALSNTEFLVIERDGNFGSQGGIKKVYRINISAATDVTGTDINAVDGMKVNNKALEECTWDELNTAGIKTVTKTLAVDLVAKLGYEHDKFEGIVYLGNNKLAVFNDDDFGVVDDGNGNPKAKILPKTGKVDKGTMYIVDIQ, from the coding sequence ATGAAAAAACTATTATTATCAGTGCTGGTAGTAACGGTAGGAATATCGTGCAGCAAAGATGATGACCATTCCAATAACCAGGATATTAATTACTCAAAACTTCCTCAGGAATTTCCTTTTTCCACGTTGGCAACAATCAATGGAGTAGATGTGATCAATGGCGGATTCGGCTCCGGAGCCGCAGCTCACCCTTCCAGAAAGGGAGAATTTTATGTGATTACCGATAGAGGACCCAATACAGATTATTTAAACGGAAAGAAATTTCTGACTCCTAATTTTACCCCAACCATTATGCATTTTAAGATCAATGCAGAAGGAAAAGTAGAAGTCATTCAATATATAAAACTTAAGAATCCATCCGGTCAACCGATCACCGGATTACCCAACCCGGTAGGAATGGGAAGTACGGGTGAAGTAGCTTACGATGCATCCGGAAACGTTCTGGGAACTGATAAATATGGGTTGGACAGTGAAAGTATTGTCGCAGCTCCGGACGGTACATTCTGGGTTTCCGATGAATACGGACCTCATATCGTACATTACAGTGCAGAGGGAGTTGAAATGGAAAGAATAAGCCCGGTCGGCGTGAATACAGGCACCAGAAAACTTCCTGCTGTATTGGCCAAAAGAAGAGCCAACAGAGGAATGGAAGGACTTTGCCTTACACCGGATGGTAGAACCTTAGTTGGTACAATCCAGTCTATGATGTATGTCCCGAGCAAAGCTGCCGCAAAAAATACAACGTTAACCAGAATTGTAACTTTTGACACGGTTACAGGTCAGACCAAACAGTTTTTATATAAACAGGAGGGCGGTGGCTCAGATTCTGTTTGTGATATTACAGCATTAAGCAACACCGAATTCCTGGTAATCGAAAGAGATGGAAACTTCGGATCACAAGGAGGAATTAAAAAAGTATACAGAATCAATATCAGCGCAGCTACAGATGTTACAGGAACCGATATAAATGCTGTTGACGGAATGAAAGTGAATAATAAAGCACTGGAAGAATGCACCTGGGACGAATTAAATACAGCGGGAATAAAAACTGTAACTAAAACGTTAGCGGTAGATCTTGTGGCAAAACTGGGATATGAACATGATAAGTTTGAAGGAATAGTTTATCTGGGAAATAATAAACTGGCCGTTTTCAATGATGATGATTTCGGAGTGGTAGATGATGGAAACGGAAACCCGAAAGCAAAAATATTACCTAAAACAGGTAAAGTAGACAAAGGAACTATGTACATAGTCGATATTCAGTAA
- a CDS encoding triose-phosphate isomerase: MRRKIVAGNWKMNKNVIDAQQLMIQLLSYKNNNTTNCEVWIAPPSLYLMMAKDIFEKDEIGVFSQDMSEHESGAYTGEISADMLESIDATGSLIGHSERRQYHGETDSHCNRKIKLALDKGLIPVYCNGETLEQRKAGEHFEVVKNQTEVALFTLSAEEIKKVVIAYEPVWAIGTGETASPEQAQEIHAHIRSIIAAKYGQEVADEVSILYGGSVKPDNAKEIFSQPDIDGGLIGGAALKLEDFSKIIEAFN, translated from the coding sequence ATGAGAAGAAAAATAGTTGCAGGCAACTGGAAAATGAACAAAAATGTAATTGATGCACAACAATTGATGATTCAGTTACTAAGCTATAAAAATAACAATACTACCAACTGTGAGGTTTGGATTGCTCCCCCTTCATTATACCTGATGATGGCCAAAGACATCTTTGAAAAGGATGAAATCGGGGTATTTTCCCAGGACATGAGCGAGCATGAGAGCGGTGCCTATACCGGAGAAATCTCTGCAGATATGCTTGAATCTATCGATGCAACCGGCTCATTAATCGGACATTCTGAAAGAAGACAATACCACGGTGAAACAGATTCTCACTGCAACAGAAAGATTAAACTGGCTCTTGACAAAGGTCTTATTCCTGTGTATTGCAACGGGGAAACTCTTGAGCAAAGAAAAGCAGGAGAGCACTTTGAAGTGGTAAAAAACCAGACTGAAGTTGCTCTATTTACCCTTTCTGCTGAAGAAATTAAGAAAGTGGTTATCGCCTACGAGCCTGTATGGGCTATCGGAACAGGAGAAACAGCGAGTCCTGAGCAAGCTCAGGAAATCCACGCTCACATCAGAAGCATTATTGCTGCGAAATACGGACAGGAAGTTGCTGACGAAGTTTCTATCCTTTACGGAGGTTCTGTAAAACCGGATAATGCTAAAGAAATTTTTTCACAACCGGATATTGACGGTGGTCTTATCGGTGGAGCTGCCTTAAAACTGGAAGATTTCTCTAAGATTATTGAAGCTTTTAACTAA
- a CDS encoding GxxExxY protein, whose amino-acid sequence MTENEISYIVRKSVFNVYNQLGPGLLESVYQKILIYELEKNDLNVKSEVILPVYYDDKKFDINFKIDILIEDKVILELKSVKELDNVHYKQLNTYLKLSDKKLGLLINFNTANILDSIKRVVNNL is encoded by the coding sequence ATGACAGAAAACGAAATTTCATATATCGTACGAAAATCTGTTTTCAATGTATATAACCAGTTAGGACCTGGTTTATTGGAATCTGTATATCAAAAAATACTGATTTATGAATTAGAAAAAAATGATCTGAATGTTAAATCCGAAGTTATACTTCCTGTTTATTATGATGACAAAAAGTTTGATATCAATTTTAAAATTGACATTTTAATTGAAGATAAGGTCATTCTGGAATTGAAATCGGTAAAAGAATTAGATAACGTTCACTATAAACAATTGAATACTTATTTAAAGTTATCTGATAAAAAATTAGGATTATTGATTAACTTCAATACGGCAAATATATTAGACAGTATAAAAAGAGTTGTAAACAATCTATAA
- a CDS encoding TerB family tellurite resistance protein yields MQKSNKSIAGYHLLMILSSVDGEFAPEEGMLVQQYLADEFPFRMNLDNELETLALLQPEEWKDHFEFHARCFLDDSTEDERVKFVQFAKSLIKADNKVTEEEHTFYILLKNLWGIA; encoded by the coding sequence ATGCAAAAATCAAATAAATCAATTGCAGGATACCACTTATTAATGATCCTTTCTTCTGTAGACGGAGAGTTTGCTCCGGAAGAAGGGATGCTTGTACAACAATATCTTGCTGACGAATTTCCTTTCAGAATGAATCTTGACAATGAACTTGAAACCCTTGCTCTTTTACAGCCTGAGGAATGGAAAGATCATTTTGAATTTCATGCAAGATGCTTCCTGGATGATTCTACAGAAGATGAGCGTGTAAAGTTTGTTCAGTTTGCCAAATCACTTATCAAAGCAGATAATAAAGTAACTGAAGAGGAGCATACATTCTATATTCTGCTGAAGAATCTTTGGGGGATTGCGTAA
- a CDS encoding DUF1599 domain-containing protein: MLKTSVQFEKVISQCRDLFSKKLQDYGAAWRVLRPSSITDQIYIKVNRIRTLQMTDKKMVDESEEDEFIAIVNYSIIGLIQLEKGFSNDFNENKEEIISLYDKYAHEAQALMERKNHDYGEAWRDMRISSITDLIYQKVLRTKQIEDNQGKTIVSEGLDANYFDMLNYAVFCLIKFSEKENQFEPKTI, encoded by the coding sequence ATGCTAAAAACATCAGTACAGTTCGAGAAAGTTATCAGTCAGTGTCGTGACCTTTTCAGTAAAAAGCTACAGGATTACGGGGCAGCATGGAGGGTTTTGCGACCGAGTTCCATTACGGATCAGATTTATATTAAAGTCAACAGAATCCGTACATTGCAAATGACCGATAAAAAGATGGTAGATGAAAGTGAGGAGGATGAATTTATTGCAATTGTCAACTACTCTATCATTGGTCTTATTCAGCTTGAAAAAGGGTTTTCCAATGATTTCAACGAAAATAAAGAAGAGATCATAAGTCTGTATGACAAATATGCTCATGAAGCCCAGGCTTTAATGGAGCGAAAAAATCATGATTACGGTGAGGCGTGGAGAGATATGAGAATTTCTTCCATCACAGATCTTATTTATCAGAAAGTACTGAGAACGAAGCAGATTGAGGATAACCAGGGCAAAACGATTGTTTCTGAAGGTCTTGATGCCAATTATTTCGACATGCTGAACTATGCTGTTTTCTGTCTGATTAAGTTCTCGGAAAAAGAAAATCAATTCGAACCCAAAACTATTTAA
- the folP gene encoding dihydropteroate synthase, translated as MGILNLTPDSFSDGGKFNTEKRALEHAEKLLSEGAEILDIGPQSTRPNAEFLTSQEEIQRIGNTISQIKKEFPHTLISLDTFYAETVRFGFNEGIDIINDISGGQYDAQMFDAAAETGLPYILMHVNPSYESMHDKIKFTDITFEVNRYFSQKTAELLQKGVKDIILDPGFGFGKTVEDQMKMIHEVKYLGFENFPLLIGISRKSFIYKPLGKSPMDINEETQKLHQTVLEQGAKILRVHDVAQAKETLVHFLQKK; from the coding sequence ATGGGAATTCTCAATCTGACTCCTGATTCCTTTTCGGACGGTGGAAAGTTTAACACAGAAAAAAGGGCATTGGAACATGCGGAAAAGCTATTGAGTGAAGGCGCCGAAATTCTGGATATTGGACCACAATCCACACGCCCGAATGCAGAGTTTTTGACCAGTCAGGAAGAAATACAAAGAATCGGGAATACCATTTCCCAGATCAAAAAAGAATTTCCTCACACATTGATCTCTCTGGATACATTTTATGCAGAGACCGTACGCTTTGGCTTTAATGAAGGCATAGATATTATTAACGATATTTCCGGTGGACAATATGATGCACAGATGTTTGATGCGGCCGCGGAAACTGGTCTTCCCTATATTTTAATGCATGTAAATCCGTCTTACGAATCAATGCATGACAAAATTAAATTTACAGATATTACCTTTGAAGTCAACAGGTATTTCTCTCAAAAAACAGCAGAACTTTTGCAAAAGGGAGTAAAAGATATAATTCTTGATCCTGGTTTTGGTTTTGGAAAAACAGTAGAAGATCAGATGAAAATGATCCATGAAGTGAAGTATCTTGGATTTGAAAATTTCCCTTTATTAATCGGGATTTCGAGAAAATCATTTATTTATAAACCCCTAGGGAAGTCACCAATGGATATCAATGAAGAAACTCAGAAACTCCATCAGACAGTCCTTGAACAGGGAGCCAAAATTTTGAGAGTGCATGATGTCGCTCAGGCAAAGGAAACTTTAGTGCACTTTTTACAAAAAAAATAA
- the ilvE gene encoding branched-chain-amino-acid transaminase, which yields MYYNDDTVIYFNGNFRKAKEAGTDLYGQSLHYGYSVFEGIKSYSTDNGTKIFKAKEHYERLKRSADLMHIPFEYSVEQLTDLTYELLEKNGFSDAYIRPLVTCSPNMSLSKGKESYLSLLAWEWNNGYLADKMKIVTSEFQRPNPKAFKVEAKVGGHYVNSILACQDAKDKGYDEALVLDENGNVAESSGANVFYEKDGTLFTPAKGSILPGITRQTVMEICHELQIPVKETFFKPEEMRGADAGFFCGTAAEIVALDSLDDVSFTKNWEDTLSHKVQEAYLKLVRF from the coding sequence ATGTATTACAACGACGACACGGTCATCTATTTTAACGGTAACTTCAGAAAAGCAAAAGAAGCCGGAACCGATCTTTACGGGCAATCTCTTCACTACGGATACTCCGTTTTCGAAGGAATTAAATCTTACAGTACCGATAACGGAACGAAAATTTTTAAAGCAAAAGAACATTACGAAAGGTTAAAAAGATCCGCCGACCTGATGCATATTCCGTTTGAATATTCTGTAGAGCAGCTTACAGATCTTACCTATGAACTTTTGGAGAAAAATGGATTTTCAGATGCTTATATCCGTCCGTTGGTGACCTGCTCACCCAATATGTCACTTTCAAAAGGGAAAGAATCTTACCTCTCCCTGTTAGCATGGGAATGGAATAACGGTTATCTGGCAGATAAAATGAAGATCGTGACTTCAGAATTTCAACGCCCGAATCCCAAAGCTTTTAAAGTGGAAGCCAAAGTAGGAGGGCATTATGTGAATTCGATCCTTGCTTGTCAGGATGCCAAAGACAAAGGCTACGATGAAGCTTTGGTTCTGGATGAAAACGGAAATGTTGCCGAAAGTTCAGGAGCCAATGTTTTCTATGAAAAAGACGGTACATTATTCACTCCCGCCAAAGGAAGTATCCTTCCCGGAATTACCAGACAAACAGTGATGGAAATCTGTCATGAACTTCAGATCCCCGTGAAAGAAACATTCTTTAAACCCGAAGAAATGCGTGGTGCTGATGCAGGCTTTTTCTGTGGTACCGCAGCAGAAATTGTTGCTCTTGATTCATTGGATGATGTTTCCTTTACCAAAAATTGGGAAGATACGCTAAGTCATAAAGTACAGGAGGCTTATTTAAAATTAGTAAGATTTTAG